One region of Rhodocaloribacter litoris genomic DNA includes:
- a CDS encoding aminotransferase class V-fold PLP-dependent enzyme has translation MRSLSRRTSSTVPRASGCSTSGAGRTSGPSSKAGRRNAAAGRGRRTWRPSSAWPRRSNGPSPPERLARLARLRRRLYRGLREALGDLFVCNTPMDEGAAAPHLLNIAFPPHDGRPFDGEMLILNLDMEGIAVSSGSACTSGALTPSHVLQALGHDAATAAAAIRFSLGKDTTEEEIDRTVDAVARVVRRMLAVM, from the coding sequence ATGCGCTCTCTCTCTCGGCGCACAAGTTCTACGGTCCCAAGGGCGTCGGGGTGCTCTACCTCCGGGGCGGGGCGGACTTCCGGCCCTTCCTCGAAGGCGGGGCGCAGGAACGCCGCCGCCGGGCGGGGACGGAGAACGTGGCGGCCATCGTCGGCCTGGCCGCGGCGCTCGAACGGGCCGTCGCCGCCGGAGCGCCTGGCCCGGCTCGCCCGCCTGCGCCGGCGCCTCTACCGGGGCCTGCGCGAGGCGCTCGGCGACCTGTTCGTGTGCAACACCCCGATGGACGAGGGCGCCGCGGCCCCGCACCTGCTCAACATCGCTTTCCCCCCTCACGACGGCCGGCCGTTCGACGGGGAGATGCTCATCCTGAACCTGGACATGGAGGGCATCGCCGTCTCCTCCGGCTCGGCCTGCACGAGCGGCGCGCTGACGCCCAGCCACGTGCTGCAGGCTCTCGGGCACGACGCGGCCACCGCCGCCGCGGCGATCCGGTTCTCGCTCGGCAAGGACACGACGGAGGAGGAGATCGACAGAACCGTCGATGCCGTGGCGCGGGTCGTCCGGCGGATGCTGGCGGTGATGTAG
- a CDS encoding TIGR04282 family arsenosugar biosynthesis glycosyltransferase has product MRKEALIVFAKVPEPGQVKTRLTAVLTPAEAAGLYAAFLRDALAQYAALEVDLRLYLDPPGGAVPDEWLPPGTPVLPQRGRGLGARMQRAFLETFVAGYERIAIIGTDHPTLPSAFIEAAFAALAEPRTVVIGPSEDGGYYLLGMNVFYPEPFEEMTYSHPGVFAQTLERIARTPATPVILPGWYDVDTPEALLRLAGELEVATPALRHTRHMLRRLQKKLEARTG; this is encoded by the coding sequence ATGCGAAAAGAAGCGCTCATCGTGTTCGCCAAGGTTCCGGAGCCGGGGCAGGTCAAGACCCGGCTGACGGCCGTGCTGACGCCCGCCGAGGCGGCCGGTCTCTATGCCGCCTTCCTCCGCGACGCGCTCGCACAGTACGCCGCGCTGGAAGTGGACCTGCGGCTCTATCTGGATCCGCCGGGCGGTGCCGTGCCGGACGAGTGGCTCCCGCCCGGCACCCCGGTGCTGCCGCAGCGGGGGAGGGGACTCGGTGCGCGAATGCAGCGGGCTTTCCTGGAAACGTTCGTCGCCGGCTACGAGCGCATCGCCATCATCGGCACCGACCATCCCACCCTCCCTTCGGCCTTCATCGAAGCCGCCTTCGCGGCGCTGGCCGAACCCCGGACGGTCGTCATCGGGCCGAGCGAGGACGGCGGGTATTACCTGCTCGGGATGAACGTGTTTTACCCCGAGCCTTTCGAGGAGATGACCTACAGCCATCCCGGGGTTTTTGCGCAGACGCTCGAGCGCATCGCCCGGACGCCCGCGACCCCCGTCATCCTGCCGGGCTGGTACGACGTGGACACGCCGGAGGCCCTGCTCCGGCTGGCCGGAGAACTCGAGGTCGCGACGCCGGCCCTCCGGCATACCCGGCACATGCTGCGACGCCTTCAGAAAAAGCTTGAAGCCCGGACGGGCTGA
- a CDS encoding ATP-grasp domain-containing protein, translating into MQRPLNMLCIATYFKGETFLRTCRQLGCRIYLLTTEKLAGAPWPREALDDLFYLPGEEQDWKREDVIKAVSYLARRIRFDRIVPLDDFDLEKAAYLREHLRVPGLGDTRTRYFRDKLAMRMQAQEQGIPVPPFVPVLYHDDIRTYTEQVPPPWVLKPRSSASAAGIKKLHDAATLWEAIAALDAEQSFYLIEQFIPGDVYHVDSIVFDGRVVFARAHRYLDPPLQVAHEGGLFASHNIPYGSPEENALLALNERVIRAMGLRAGVSHTEFIRDDAGRFFFLETSARVGGAHIAEMLEASSGINLWVEWARIETLPRDTPYTLPPVRNDYAGIIISLAREEKPDTAAYTDPEIVWRLNKPHHVGLIFRAPSFDRIQTLLHEYMVRIHRDHFAFAPARDRPTA; encoded by the coding sequence ATGCAGCGCCCCCTCAACATGCTTTGCATCGCCACCTATTTCAAAGGTGAGACGTTCCTGCGTACGTGCCGGCAGCTCGGCTGCCGGATCTACCTGCTGACGACCGAGAAGCTGGCCGGGGCCCCCTGGCCCCGCGAAGCCCTCGACGACCTGTTCTACCTGCCGGGCGAGGAGCAGGACTGGAAGCGCGAGGACGTGATCAAGGCCGTCAGCTACCTGGCCCGGCGCATCAGGTTCGACCGCATCGTGCCGCTGGACGACTTCGATCTGGAAAAGGCCGCCTACCTCCGGGAACACCTGCGCGTGCCCGGCCTGGGCGACACCCGCACCCGCTATTTCCGGGACAAGCTCGCCATGCGCATGCAGGCGCAGGAACAGGGCATCCCCGTCCCGCCTTTCGTGCCCGTGCTCTACCACGACGACATCCGGACGTACACGGAGCAGGTGCCGCCTCCCTGGGTCCTCAAACCCCGTTCGTCGGCCAGCGCCGCCGGGATCAAAAAGCTCCACGATGCCGCGACGCTCTGGGAAGCGATCGCGGCCCTGGACGCCGAGCAGTCCTTCTACCTGATCGAGCAGTTCATCCCCGGCGACGTCTACCACGTCGACAGCATCGTCTTCGACGGCCGGGTGGTCTTCGCCCGCGCCCACCGCTACCTCGACCCGCCCCTGCAGGTAGCCCACGAAGGCGGCCTCTTCGCCTCGCACAACATCCCGTACGGCTCGCCCGAGGAGAACGCCCTGCTGGCCTTGAACGAACGGGTCATCCGTGCCATGGGCCTGCGCGCCGGCGTCTCCCACACGGAGTTCATCCGGGACGACGCCGGGCGCTTCTTCTTCCTCGAGACCTCGGCCCGCGTCGGCGGCGCGCACATCGCGGAGATGCTCGAAGCCTCCAGCGGCATCAACCTGTGGGTGGAGTGGGCCCGGATCGAAACCCTCCCCCGGGACACCCCCTACACGCTTCCCCCCGTCCGGAACGACTACGCCGGCATCATCATCTCGCTGGCCCGCGAAGAAAAGCCCGACACCGCCGCCTATACCGACCCGGAGATCGTCTGGCGGTTGAACAAGCCCCATCATGTGGGCCTCATCTTTCGCGCCCCTTCCTTCGACCGTATCCAGACCCTCCTGCACGAATACATGGTGCGGATCCACCGGGACCACTTTGCCTTCGCCCCCGCCCGCGACCGCCCGACGGCGTGA
- a CDS encoding alpha/beta hydrolase: protein MKGHLERHEQFASAWVEPRNVDVWLPPGYETDRRRYPVLYLHDGQNLFDPGLSFSGVDWGVHEQVEHMIRDGELEGLLLVGIWNTPKRIREYMPEKPLRVPRFAHVRRRFVETYGGEPCSDAYLRFIVRELKPFIDETYRTRPGQRDTFVMGSSMGGLVSLYALCEYPDVFHGAACLSTSWPIGGRVMLPYLEDHLPDPRNHRVYFDYGVEAHIGSYEHLQRQVDAILRKGGYERDVNWLTERFPGAPHSEAAWRERVDVPLRFLLRTRIAKGEVVAGS, encoded by the coding sequence GTGAAAGGACATCTCGAACGACACGAGCAGTTTGCGTCCGCGTGGGTGGAACCCCGTAACGTGGATGTCTGGTTGCCTCCGGGCTATGAGACCGACCGCCGGCGTTATCCCGTACTCTATCTGCACGACGGGCAGAACCTCTTCGACCCGGGCCTCTCGTTCAGCGGCGTGGACTGGGGTGTGCACGAACAGGTCGAGCACATGATCCGCGACGGCGAGCTGGAGGGGCTCCTCCTCGTGGGCATCTGGAACACCCCGAAGCGCATCCGGGAGTACATGCCCGAGAAACCCCTGCGGGTTCCTCGTTTTGCCCACGTTCGGCGGCGCTTCGTCGAGACGTACGGAGGAGAGCCGTGCTCCGATGCCTACCTGCGCTTCATCGTGCGCGAGCTCAAACCCTTCATCGACGAGACGTACCGGACGCGCCCCGGGCAACGGGACACGTTCGTCATGGGATCGAGCATGGGCGGGCTCGTCTCCCTCTATGCGCTCTGCGAATACCCGGACGTGTTCCACGGGGCGGCCTGCCTCTCGACAAGCTGGCCCATCGGCGGGCGGGTGATGCTGCCCTACCTGGAGGACCATCTGCCCGACCCGCGAAACCACCGGGTGTATTTCGACTACGGGGTCGAAGCCCACATCGGCTCGTACGAACACCTGCAACGTCAGGTCGACGCCATCCTGCGCAAGGGCGGGTATGAGCGGGACGTCAACTGGCTGACCGAGCGGTTTCCCGGGGCACCGCATTCGGAGGCGGCCTGGCGGGAGCGCGTCGACGTGCCGCTGCGCTTCCTGCTGCGCACACGTATTGCGAAGGGGGAGGTGGTGGCCGGCTCCTGA
- the fbp gene encoding class 1 fructose-bisphosphatase, with protein sequence MNRTTATRELGQFKTLEQFIIERQESFPHSTGAFSRLLRDISVAAKIVNYHMRRAGLVDIYGDTGELNVQGEVQQKMDALAHREFVRALRRGGECCLIGSEEHAEAIPIRANGGSDGKYIVLLDPLDGSSNIEVNVSVGTIFSIYRMPEDHVGEVTLEDALQPGSKQVGAGYVVYGSSTMLVYTTGNGVNGFTLDPSIGEFLLSHPNIRTPKTGTMYAINEGNYNSFEDGLKKYIKWCQRKDKATGRPYKTRYIGSFVSDFHRNLLKGGIYIYPATASSPEGKLRLMYEANPMAFIVEQAGGRASDGHTPILQKQPRELHQRTPLYIGSEEMVRTAEAFLQGEMDLD encoded by the coding sequence ATGAACCGGACGACCGCGACCCGCGAGCTGGGTCAGTTCAAGACGCTCGAACAGTTCATCATCGAGCGGCAGGAATCCTTCCCGCACTCGACGGGTGCCTTTTCCCGGCTGCTGCGCGACATCTCGGTGGCGGCCAAGATCGTCAACTACCACATGCGGCGGGCTGGCCTGGTGGATATCTATGGCGACACGGGCGAGCTGAACGTGCAGGGGGAGGTGCAGCAGAAGATGGATGCGCTGGCGCACCGGGAGTTCGTCCGGGCGCTCCGGCGGGGCGGGGAGTGCTGCCTGATCGGCTCGGAGGAACACGCCGAGGCCATCCCCATCCGGGCCAACGGCGGCAGCGACGGCAAATACATCGTCCTGCTCGATCCCCTCGACGGGTCGAGCAACATCGAGGTCAACGTTTCGGTGGGGACCATCTTCAGCATCTACCGCATGCCGGAGGACCACGTCGGCGAGGTGACGCTGGAGGATGCGCTGCAACCGGGTTCGAAGCAGGTCGGGGCCGGGTACGTCGTCTACGGCTCCTCGACCATGCTCGTCTACACCACCGGCAACGGGGTCAACGGCTTCACGCTCGACCCTTCCATCGGCGAGTTCCTGCTCTCGCACCCGAACATCCGCACGCCGAAGACGGGGACGATGTACGCCATCAACGAGGGCAACTACAACTCGTTCGAGGACGGGCTGAAGAAGTACATCAAGTGGTGCCAGCGGAAAGACAAGGCCACGGGACGGCCCTACAAGACCCGCTACATCGGCTCGTTCGTCTCCGACTTCCACCGCAACCTGCTCAAAGGGGGGATCTACATCTACCCGGCCACGGCGAGCAGCCCGGAGGGCAAGCTCCGGCTCATGTACGAGGCCAACCCGATGGCCTTCATCGTGGAGCAGGCCGGCGGGCGGGCCTCCGACGGGCACACGCCGATCCTGCAGAAACAGCCGCGGGAGCTGCACCAGCGCACCCCGCTCTACATCGGCAGCGAGGAGATGGTGCGCACGGCCGAAGCCTTCCTCCAGGGAGAGATGGACCTGGATTGA
- a CDS encoding trans-sulfuration enzyme family protein codes for MQPQTRLALAGQRTDNAFNSIAPPIYQTATFRFEDIGTTKGFDYTRSGNPTRLALEETLAALEGGAGAVATTTGMAAITTVLALFEAGAHLICSHDCYGGTERLLCLMQRQGKLSVSFADLTDPEALAAAIRPETRAIWVETPSNPLLRITDLEAVARVARAHDCLLIVDNTFLSPLFQQPFRFGADLVVYSTTKYLNGHSDVVGGAVVARTEALNETLQFTANALGTVAQPFDCWLVLRGLKTLPVRLRQHEENALAVAQYLDAHPAVEKVFYPGLPGHEGHDLARRQQTGFGGMVSFALRGTLDDVHRVLRATRVFALAESLGGVESLIEHPATMSHASMRPDQRRRAGITDQIIRLSVGIEATEDLLEDLEQALRVSEPVTVPAPS; via the coding sequence ATGCAACCTCAGACCCGTCTCGCCCTGGCCGGGCAGCGCACCGACAACGCCTTCAACAGCATCGCCCCGCCGATCTACCAGACCGCCACGTTCCGGTTCGAGGACATCGGCACGACGAAAGGGTTCGACTACACCCGCAGCGGCAACCCCACACGGCTCGCCCTCGAAGAGACGCTCGCCGCGCTCGAAGGGGGCGCCGGCGCCGTCGCCACCACCACCGGCATGGCCGCCATCACCACCGTGCTGGCCCTCTTCGAGGCCGGGGCCCACCTGATCTGCTCGCACGACTGTTACGGCGGCACCGAGCGGCTGCTCTGTCTGATGCAGCGGCAGGGAAAGCTCTCGGTCAGTTTCGCCGACCTGACCGACCCGGAAGCCCTGGCCGCTGCCATCCGCCCCGAAACCCGCGCCATCTGGGTCGAGACCCCCTCGAACCCGCTTCTGCGCATCACCGACCTGGAGGCCGTCGCCCGCGTGGCGCGTGCGCACGACTGCCTCCTCATCGTCGACAACACCTTCCTCTCCCCCCTCTTCCAGCAACCCTTCCGGTTCGGCGCCGACCTGGTCGTCTACTCCACGACGAAATACCTGAACGGCCACTCGGATGTCGTCGGGGGCGCGGTCGTCGCCCGCACGGAGGCGCTCAACGAGACGCTGCAGTTCACCGCGAACGCCCTGGGCACCGTGGCGCAGCCGTTCGACTGCTGGCTGGTCCTGCGCGGGCTGAAGACGCTGCCGGTGCGGCTGCGGCAGCACGAGGAGAACGCCCTGGCCGTCGCCCAATACCTGGACGCGCACCCGGCCGTCGAGAAGGTCTTCTACCCCGGCCTGCCCGGGCACGAAGGGCATGACCTGGCCCGGCGCCAGCAGACGGGCTTCGGCGGCATGGTGTCCTTCGCCCTGCGCGGCACGCTCGACGACGTCCACCGGGTGCTGCGGGCCACCCGCGTCTTTGCCCTGGCCGAGAGCCTGGGCGGCGTCGAGTCGCTCATCGAACACCCCGCCACGATGAGCCATGCCTCCATGCGCCCCGACCAGCGCCGCCGCGCCGGCATCACCGACCAGATCATCCGTCTCTCCGTGGGCATCGAAGCGACCGAAGACCTGCTCGAAGACCTGGAACAGGCCCTCCGTGTTTCCGAACCCGTCACCGTACCGGCGCCGTCCTGA
- a CDS encoding aspartate kinase: MPSPRTLPPIPEPSTAARPLRVLKFGGTSVGSAEPLRRVVSITAQACSDGYRPVLVVSALSGVTDALVAGWPEAALEPGARPPLFRDLLHRHLTLAGDVLPEAARAPYAHRAQAILAALDRFLDEHACRLPPAALRDAWLATGERLAAPLVAALLEAHGFPARAEDAAGLLVTNDAFGEATVLEAETTTRVRAWYRTLPAGTVPVVTGFIGATREGLVTTLGRGGSDYAAACLAAALRATALERWTDIDGLYTDDPRRHPGARHLARLDMSTAEALHRTRGLGMHPRVFAPLRAAGIPLLVRCTTRPDRHTRVVPDRAETGATEPRWTDEPLTPAERL, from the coding sequence ATGCCCTCCCCTCGTACCCTCCCCCCCATCCCTGAGCCGAGCACGGCGGCCCGGCCGCTGCGGGTGCTGAAGTTCGGCGGCACCTCGGTAGGAAGCGCCGAACCCCTCCGGCGCGTCGTGTCCATCACCGCCCAGGCGTGCTCGGACGGTTACCGTCCCGTGCTCGTCGTCTCGGCCCTCTCCGGGGTCACGGACGCCCTCGTCGCGGGATGGCCGGAGGCGGCCCTGGAGCCCGGCGCCCGCCCGCCCCTCTTCCGGGACCTGCTCCACCGCCACCTCACGCTGGCCGGGGACGTCCTGCCCGAAGCGGCACGGGCCCCGTATGCCCACCGGGCGCAGGCGATCCTGGCCGCCCTCGACCGTTTCCTGGACGAGCACGCCTGCCGGCTCCCCCCGGCCGCCCTGCGGGATGCCTGGCTGGCAACCGGCGAGCGGCTCGCGGCCCCGCTGGTGGCCGCCCTCCTCGAAGCGCATGGCTTCCCGGCCCGCGCCGAAGACGCCGCCGGGCTGCTCGTCACCAACGACGCCTTCGGCGAGGCCACCGTGCTCGAAGCCGAGACGACCACCCGCGTCCGCGCCTGGTACCGGACCCTGCCGGCCGGCACGGTCCCGGTCGTGACCGGGTTCATCGGCGCCACGCGGGAGGGGCTCGTGACCACGCTCGGCCGGGGCGGCAGCGACTATGCCGCCGCCTGCCTGGCCGCGGCCCTCCGGGCCACAGCCCTCGAACGATGGACCGACATCGACGGGCTCTACACCGACGACCCCCGCCGCCATCCCGGCGCCCGCCATCTGGCCCGGCTCGACATGTCCACCGCCGAGGCCCTGCACCGCACCCGCGGCCTGGGCATGCACCCCCGCGTCTTCGCCCCGCTCCGCGCCGCCGGCATCCCGCTCCTCGTCCGGTGCACCACCCGCCCCGACCGCCACACCCGGGTCGTCCCCGACCGGGCGGAGACGGGCGCCACCGAACCCCGATGGACGGACGAGCCCCTGACGCCGGCCGAACGCCTGTAA
- a CDS encoding homoserine kinase yields the protein MGRIEDRYRTAVQTERSVIDALRPVGEAIAVRGPASLSNLGPGFDAVGLCLDGWGDVIEARVVEEPGVHLLPGEGAVAWTPPPSVAENTAGMAAHLVMQRLGVEGGLALRIHKGIPPGSGLGSSAASAVAGAWAANVAFGGGLEKTDGDLIEAVLEGETVASGSRHGDNVLPALLGGLVLVDPDDPARHRRVGVPPGLSIAVILPQVQVLTKAARAILPQEVPLRDAVRNAAAFAFLVDAFRAGDWETVGRCIMADRLVEPVRAPLVPCYEAVRRAALDAGACGCALSGSGPALFALTGEAGRVEAILQAMLEASRNAGIPARGFVSGIDDQGARAVR from the coding sequence ATGGGTAGGATAGAAGACCGGTATCGTACCGCCGTGCAGACCGAACGTTCAGTCATTGATGCCCTGCGGCCGGTTGGCGAGGCCATCGCGGTGCGGGGGCCGGCCTCGCTTTCCAACCTGGGACCCGGCTTCGACGCGGTGGGCCTCTGTCTGGACGGCTGGGGGGATGTGATCGAGGCACGCGTGGTGGAGGAGCCCGGGGTGCACCTGTTGCCGGGGGAGGGGGCCGTGGCGTGGACGCCCCCGCCGTCGGTTGCGGAGAACACGGCGGGGATGGCGGCGCACCTGGTGATGCAGCGGCTCGGTGTGGAAGGGGGGCTTGCGCTCCGGATTCACAAGGGCATCCCGCCGGGCTCCGGGCTGGGCAGCTCGGCGGCGAGTGCCGTGGCGGGGGCCTGGGCAGCGAACGTCGCCTTCGGCGGCGGGCTGGAGAAGACCGATGGGGACCTCATCGAGGCGGTGCTCGAGGGAGAGACCGTAGCCTCCGGGAGCCGGCACGGGGACAACGTCCTGCCCGCCCTGCTGGGCGGGCTGGTGCTGGTGGACCCGGACGACCCCGCCCGCCATCGCCGCGTCGGTGTGCCCCCCGGCCTGTCGATCGCCGTCATCCTGCCGCAGGTGCAGGTGCTGACGAAGGCGGCCCGGGCCATCCTCCCGCAGGAGGTACCGTTGCGCGATGCCGTCCGCAACGCCGCGGCTTTCGCCTTCCTGGTGGATGCCTTCCGGGCCGGGGACTGGGAGACCGTAGGCCGGTGCATCATGGCGGACCGCCTGGTGGAGCCGGTGCGGGCGCCGCTGGTGCCGTGCTATGAAGCCGTGCGCCGCGCTGCCCTGGATGCCGGCGCGTGCGGCTGCGCGCTGAGCGGCTCCGGCCCCGCCCTCTTCGCCCTCACCGGCGAGGCCGGCCGCGTCGAGGCGATCCTGCAGGCCATGCTGGAAGCCAGCCGGAACGCCGGTATCCCCGCCCGCGGCTTCGTCTCGGGCATCGACGACCAGGGCGCCCGGGCGGTGCGGTGA
- the thrC gene encoding threonine synthase, with translation MNLHPAYRSTRGGAASVSFEDALLEGLAPDGGLFVPEAIPALPSSWRSAGSFPEMALAVLDRWIGHEVPRDVLAPLLADALSFPVPLVPLRGGGWDGVYVLELFHGPTLSFKDFGARTMARLMGHFLAGRQETVTILVATSGDTGSAVADGFAGQGNIRVVLLYPAGQVSPTQELQLIVARPGVQALAVRGTFDDCQRMVKEAFVHEAAARLRLSSANSINVGRLLPQMLYYVWAVHQGGFERVHFCVPSGNLGNLTGGVLAALGGLPVGRFIAAHNANDFFPRVLAGGAETYRASVRTLSNAMDVGVPSNYERLRALLPVEELRRRIWGTSVRDEETLAAIRRVRAETGYLADPHTAVGLEAARRYREATGDVTPVVVLSTAHPAKFPEVLREALGVEPEVPEQLARLRGAATSVRSIEAGTEHLLEHLPADAAARA, from the coding sequence ATGAACCTGCATCCTGCGTATCGCAGCACCCGGGGTGGGGCCGCGTCGGTGTCGTTCGAGGACGCGCTGCTCGAAGGGCTGGCGCCCGACGGCGGGCTGTTCGTTCCGGAAGCAATCCCGGCGTTGCCTTCGTCCTGGCGCTCGGCCGGGTCGTTCCCGGAGATGGCCCTCGCGGTGCTCGACCGGTGGATCGGGCACGAGGTTCCGCGTGACGTCCTGGCGCCGCTGCTGGCGGACGCCCTGTCGTTTCCGGTGCCGCTCGTCCCGCTCCGGGGCGGGGGCTGGGACGGCGTCTACGTCCTGGAGCTTTTCCATGGCCCGACGCTTTCGTTCAAGGATTTCGGAGCGCGGACGATGGCGCGCCTGATGGGGCACTTCCTGGCCGGGCGGCAGGAGACGGTCACGATCCTCGTCGCCACGTCCGGGGACACGGGCAGCGCCGTCGCCGACGGGTTCGCCGGGCAGGGTAACATCCGGGTGGTGCTGCTGTATCCGGCCGGGCAGGTCAGCCCCACGCAGGAGCTCCAGCTCATCGTGGCGCGTCCCGGTGTGCAGGCCCTTGCCGTCCGGGGCACGTTCGACGACTGCCAGCGGATGGTCAAGGAGGCGTTCGTGCACGAGGCGGCTGCGCGGCTGCGCCTCTCGTCGGCCAACTCGATCAACGTCGGGCGGCTCCTGCCGCAGATGCTGTACTACGTCTGGGCCGTACACCAGGGCGGGTTCGAGCGGGTCCACTTCTGCGTTCCCAGCGGCAACCTGGGGAACCTGACCGGCGGCGTGCTGGCGGCGCTCGGCGGGCTGCCCGTCGGGCGCTTCATCGCCGCGCACAACGCGAACGATTTCTTCCCGCGCGTGCTGGCGGGGGGAGCGGAGACGTACCGGGCCTCGGTGCGGACGCTCTCGAACGCAATGGACGTGGGTGTGCCGAGCAACTACGAGCGGCTCCGGGCACTGCTGCCGGTGGAGGAACTCCGGCGGCGCATCTGGGGCACCAGCGTCCGCGACGAGGAGACGCTGGCTGCCATCCGGCGGGTGCGCGCCGAGACAGGCTACCTGGCCGATCCGCACACGGCCGTCGGGCTCGAAGCCGCGCGGCGCTATCGCGAGGCCACCGGCGACGTCACGCCCGTCGTGGTGCTGTCCACGGCCCATCCGGCCAAATTCCCCGAGGTCCTCCGCGAGGCGCTGGGCGTCGAGCCGGAGGTGCCGGAGCAACTGGCCCGGTTGCGGGGGGCGGCCACGTCGGTCCGGTCCATCGAGGCCGGGACGGAACACCTGCTGGAGCACCTGCCGGCCGATGCAGCCGCCCGGGCGTGA